One segment of Toxotes jaculatrix isolate fToxJac2 chromosome 8, fToxJac2.pri, whole genome shotgun sequence DNA contains the following:
- the znf384b gene encoding zinc finger protein 384b isoform X1 — protein sequence MMEDSHFNSSYFWSPVPPVPGQIENAMFLNKVKEQQEKSATFSPSTASHYQTALLTIPTPGAKTDGGGQAGSAAHLHPPHSTQNITVLPVPSTGIMTAAGLVITTPQGTLVSPTSSQSFVSGHPATTMIVSALHSTDKKDGDGTSHVVVMPAPSKRGRKKKTSLPRVGPVGGPGNETLILAHLTAGSQVASLQHHSGDPYDLSNEEEDHGPKDSTKTYRCRMCAATFFSKSDMQIHSKSHTEAKPHKCPHCAKSFANSSYLAQHIRIHSGAKPYTCSYCQKSFRQLSHLQQHTRNHTESKPHKCPHCTKSFANSSYLAQHIRIHTGVKPYTCSYCQKCFRQLSHLQQHNRIHTGDRPYKCIHPGCEKSFTQLSNLQSHRRQHNKDKPYKCPNCNKGYIDAASLEVHMSTHTVKHARIYSCGLCNRSYTSVRQMSISEEHFYMKHYESPHWQQTPGSYFTPCSHVSTVSPLPILPSSQETYLVKHMEKHNPDQLTAPAVVAAQPAQQNQNQSQAGAQNRVESADGGSSRPGGAGSGRAGGGQQGQSQSNYPQTENISCPFDLHQYKTVSASDIQYKPVSVADITSHKDLCLTVSTSTIQVEHLNS from the exons ATGATGGAAGATTCTCATTTTAATTCATCATATTTCTGGTCTCCCGTCCCTCCTGTGCCAGGACAG ATTGAGAATGCCATGTTCCTGAACAAGGTGAAAGAGCAACAGGAAAAGAGTGCTACCTTCTCTCCTTCCACTGCATCCCACTATCAAACAGCTCTTCTCACCATCCCCACTCCTGGGGCcaagacagatggaggagggcAGGCTGGTAGCGCGGCACACCTCCACCCTCCTCACAGCACCCAGAACATCACGGTGCTGCCTGTCCCCTCCACAGGCATCATGACAGCAG CGGGTCTGGTCATCACAACTCCTCAGGGAACGCTAGTCTCTCCCACCTCTTCTCAGTCGTTTGTCTCTGGTCATCCAGCAACAACCATGATTGTTTCGGCGCTCCATTCTACAG acAAAAAAGACGGGGATGGAACGTCCCACGTCGTCGTGATGCCAGCGCCCTCGAAACGaggcaggaagaagaagacatcTCTGCCCAGGGTTGGTCCTGTGGGTGGACCAGGAAATGAAACGCTAATACTGGCTCATCTGACAGCTGGCAGCCag gTGGCATCTTTGCAGCATCACAGTGGGGACCCATATGACCTGTCAAATGAAGAGGAAGACCATGGCCCAAAAGATAGCACTAAGACATACAG GTGCCGGATGTGTGCTGCGACCTTCTTCAGTAAGTCTGATATGCAGATCCACTCCAAGTCGCACACAGAGGCCAAACCTCACAAGTGTCCTCACTGCGCCAAGTCATTCGCCAACTCCAGCTACCTGGCCCAGCACATCCGCATCCACAGCGGGGCCAAGCCTTACACCTGCTCCTACTGCCAGAAATCTTTCAGGCAGCTCAGtcatttacagcagcacacacg GAATCACACAGAGTCAAAGCCTCACAAGTGTCCCCATTGTACCAAGTCATTTGCCAACTCTAGCTACCTGGCCCAACATATCCGTATCCACACCGGAGTGAAACCCTACACCTGCTCCTACTGCCAAAAGTGCTTCAGACAGCTCAGTCACCTTCAGCAACACAACAG AATTCACACTGGAGATCGGCCATACAAGTGCATCCATCCAGGCTGTGAGAAATCCTTCACGCAACTCTCAAATTTACAG TCTCACCGGCGTCAGCACAACAAGGACAAGCCCTACAAGTGCCCCAATTGCAATAAAGGATACATAGATGCAGCAAGCCTGGAGGTgcacatgtccacacacactgtcaaacatGCCAGGATCTACTCGTGTGGTCTCTGCAACCGCTCTTATACCTCAGTAAGACAAATGTCCATTTCTGAAGAACATTTCTACATGAAACACTATGAATCGCCTCACTGGCAACAGACACCTGGCAGCTACTTTACACCGTGTAGTCATGTGTCCACTGTTTCCCCTCTACCTATCCTCCCCTCATCTCAGGAGACCTATCTGGTGAAACACATGGAGAAACACAACCCAGACCAGTTGACTGCACCAGCAGTCGTGGCAGCGCAGCCGGCAcaacagaaccagaaccaaaGCCAGGCTGGAGCTCAGAACCGGGTAGAGAGCGCAGATGGAGGATCAAGCCGCCCCGGGGGAGCTGGGAGTGGGAGAGCGGGTGGAGGCCAGCAGGGACAGAGCCAGAGCAACTACCcgcagacagaaaacatctcCTGTCCATTTGACCTGCACCAGTATAAGACAGTGTCTGCCAGTGACATCCAGTACAAACCAGTCAGTGTGGCTGACATTACTTCCCACAAGGacctctgtctcactgtgtcaACATCCACCATTCAAGTGGAGCACCTCAACTCTTAG
- the znf384b gene encoding zinc finger protein 384b isoform X5, producing MMEDSHFNSSYFWSPVPPVPGQIENAMFLNKVKEQQEKSATFSPSTASHYQTALLTIPTPGAKTDGGGQAGSAAHLHPPHSTQNITVLPVPSTGIMTAAGLVITTPQGTLVSPTSSQSFVSGHPATTMIVSALHSTDKKDGDGTSHVVVMPAPSKRGRKKKTSLPRVGPVGGPGNETLILAHLTAGSQHHSGDPYDLSNEEEDHGPKDSTKTYRNHTESKPHKCPHCTKSFANSSYLAQHIRIHTGVKPYTCSYCQKCFRQLSHLQQHNRIHTGDRPYKCIHPGCEKSFTQLSNLQSHRRQHNKDKPYKCPNCNKGYIDAASLEVHMSTHTVKHARIYSCGLCNRSYTSETYLVKHMEKHNPDQLTAPAVVAAQPAQQNQNQSQAGAQNRVESADGGSSRPGGAGSGRAGGGQQGQSQSNYPQTENISCPFDLHQYKTVSASDIQYKPVSVADITSHKDLCLTVSTSTIQVEHLNS from the exons ATGATGGAAGATTCTCATTTTAATTCATCATATTTCTGGTCTCCCGTCCCTCCTGTGCCAGGACAG ATTGAGAATGCCATGTTCCTGAACAAGGTGAAAGAGCAACAGGAAAAGAGTGCTACCTTCTCTCCTTCCACTGCATCCCACTATCAAACAGCTCTTCTCACCATCCCCACTCCTGGGGCcaagacagatggaggagggcAGGCTGGTAGCGCGGCACACCTCCACCCTCCTCACAGCACCCAGAACATCACGGTGCTGCCTGTCCCCTCCACAGGCATCATGACAGCAG CGGGTCTGGTCATCACAACTCCTCAGGGAACGCTAGTCTCTCCCACCTCTTCTCAGTCGTTTGTCTCTGGTCATCCAGCAACAACCATGATTGTTTCGGCGCTCCATTCTACAG acAAAAAAGACGGGGATGGAACGTCCCACGTCGTCGTGATGCCAGCGCCCTCGAAACGaggcaggaagaagaagacatcTCTGCCCAGGGTTGGTCCTGTGGGTGGACCAGGAAATGAAACGCTAATACTGGCTCATCTGACAGCTGGCAGCCag CATCACAGTGGGGACCCATATGACCTGTCAAATGAAGAGGAAGACCATGGCCCAAAAGATAGCACTAAGACATACAG GAATCACACAGAGTCAAAGCCTCACAAGTGTCCCCATTGTACCAAGTCATTTGCCAACTCTAGCTACCTGGCCCAACATATCCGTATCCACACCGGAGTGAAACCCTACACCTGCTCCTACTGCCAAAAGTGCTTCAGACAGCTCAGTCACCTTCAGCAACACAACAG AATTCACACTGGAGATCGGCCATACAAGTGCATCCATCCAGGCTGTGAGAAATCCTTCACGCAACTCTCAAATTTACAG TCTCACCGGCGTCAGCACAACAAGGACAAGCCCTACAAGTGCCCCAATTGCAATAAAGGATACATAGATGCAGCAAGCCTGGAGGTgcacatgtccacacacactgtcaaacatGCCAGGATCTACTCGTGTGGTCTCTGCAACCGCTCTTATACCTCA GAGACCTATCTGGTGAAACACATGGAGAAACACAACCCAGACCAGTTGACTGCACCAGCAGTCGTGGCAGCGCAGCCGGCAcaacagaaccagaaccaaaGCCAGGCTGGAGCTCAGAACCGGGTAGAGAGCGCAGATGGAGGATCAAGCCGCCCCGGGGGAGCTGGGAGTGGGAGAGCGGGTGGAGGCCAGCAGGGACAGAGCCAGAGCAACTACCcgcagacagaaaacatctcCTGTCCATTTGACCTGCACCAGTATAAGACAGTGTCTGCCAGTGACATCCAGTACAAACCAGTCAGTGTGGCTGACATTACTTCCCACAAGGacctctgtctcactgtgtcaACATCCACCATTCAAGTGGAGCACCTCAACTCTTAG
- the znf384b gene encoding zinc finger protein 384b isoform X4 produces the protein MMEDSHFNSSYFWSPVPPVPGQIENAMFLNKVKEQQEKSATFSPSTASHYQTALLTIPTPGAKTDGGGQAGSAAHLHPPHSTQNITVLPVPSTGIMTAAGLVITTPQGTLVSPTSSQSFVSGHPATTMIVSALHSTDKKDGDGTSHVVVMPAPSKRGRKKKTSLPRVGPVGGPGNETLILAHLTAGSQVASLQHHSGDPYDLSNEEEDHGPKDSTKTYRNHTESKPHKCPHCTKSFANSSYLAQHIRIHTGVKPYTCSYCQKCFRQLSHLQQHNRIHTGDRPYKCIHPGCEKSFTQLSNLQSHRRQHNKDKPYKCPNCNKGYIDAASLEVHMSTHTVKHARIYSCGLCNRSYTSETYLVKHMEKHNPDQLTAPAVVAAQPAQQNQNQSQAGAQNRVESADGGSSRPGGAGSGRAGGGQQGQSQSNYPQTENISCPFDLHQYKTVSASDIQYKPVSVADITSHKDLCLTVSTSTIQVEHLNS, from the exons ATGATGGAAGATTCTCATTTTAATTCATCATATTTCTGGTCTCCCGTCCCTCCTGTGCCAGGACAG ATTGAGAATGCCATGTTCCTGAACAAGGTGAAAGAGCAACAGGAAAAGAGTGCTACCTTCTCTCCTTCCACTGCATCCCACTATCAAACAGCTCTTCTCACCATCCCCACTCCTGGGGCcaagacagatggaggagggcAGGCTGGTAGCGCGGCACACCTCCACCCTCCTCACAGCACCCAGAACATCACGGTGCTGCCTGTCCCCTCCACAGGCATCATGACAGCAG CGGGTCTGGTCATCACAACTCCTCAGGGAACGCTAGTCTCTCCCACCTCTTCTCAGTCGTTTGTCTCTGGTCATCCAGCAACAACCATGATTGTTTCGGCGCTCCATTCTACAG acAAAAAAGACGGGGATGGAACGTCCCACGTCGTCGTGATGCCAGCGCCCTCGAAACGaggcaggaagaagaagacatcTCTGCCCAGGGTTGGTCCTGTGGGTGGACCAGGAAATGAAACGCTAATACTGGCTCATCTGACAGCTGGCAGCCag gTGGCATCTTTGCAGCATCACAGTGGGGACCCATATGACCTGTCAAATGAAGAGGAAGACCATGGCCCAAAAGATAGCACTAAGACATACAG GAATCACACAGAGTCAAAGCCTCACAAGTGTCCCCATTGTACCAAGTCATTTGCCAACTCTAGCTACCTGGCCCAACATATCCGTATCCACACCGGAGTGAAACCCTACACCTGCTCCTACTGCCAAAAGTGCTTCAGACAGCTCAGTCACCTTCAGCAACACAACAG AATTCACACTGGAGATCGGCCATACAAGTGCATCCATCCAGGCTGTGAGAAATCCTTCACGCAACTCTCAAATTTACAG TCTCACCGGCGTCAGCACAACAAGGACAAGCCCTACAAGTGCCCCAATTGCAATAAAGGATACATAGATGCAGCAAGCCTGGAGGTgcacatgtccacacacactgtcaaacatGCCAGGATCTACTCGTGTGGTCTCTGCAACCGCTCTTATACCTCA GAGACCTATCTGGTGAAACACATGGAGAAACACAACCCAGACCAGTTGACTGCACCAGCAGTCGTGGCAGCGCAGCCGGCAcaacagaaccagaaccaaaGCCAGGCTGGAGCTCAGAACCGGGTAGAGAGCGCAGATGGAGGATCAAGCCGCCCCGGGGGAGCTGGGAGTGGGAGAGCGGGTGGAGGCCAGCAGGGACAGAGCCAGAGCAACTACCcgcagacagaaaacatctcCTGTCCATTTGACCTGCACCAGTATAAGACAGTGTCTGCCAGTGACATCCAGTACAAACCAGTCAGTGTGGCTGACATTACTTCCCACAAGGacctctgtctcactgtgtcaACATCCACCATTCAAGTGGAGCACCTCAACTCTTAG
- the znf384b gene encoding zinc finger protein 384b isoform X3 has translation MMEDSHFNSSYFWSPVPPVPGQIENAMFLNKVKEQQEKSATFSPSTASHYQTALLTIPTPGAKTDGGGQAGSAAHLHPPHSTQNITVLPVPSTGIMTAAGLVITTPQGTLVSPTSSQSFVSGHPATTMIVSALHSTDKKDGDGTSHVVVMPAPSKRGRKKKTSLPRVGPVGGPGNETLILAHLTAGSQHHSGDPYDLSNEEEDHGPKDSTKTYRCRMCAATFFSKSDMQIHSKSHTEAKPHKCPHCAKSFANSSYLAQHIRIHSGAKPYTCSYCQKSFRQLSHLQQHTRNHTESKPHKCPHCTKSFANSSYLAQHIRIHTGVKPYTCSYCQKCFRQLSHLQQHNRIHTGDRPYKCIHPGCEKSFTQLSNLQSHRRQHNKDKPYKCPNCNKGYIDAASLEVHMSTHTVKHARIYSCGLCNRSYTSETYLVKHMEKHNPDQLTAPAVVAAQPAQQNQNQSQAGAQNRVESADGGSSRPGGAGSGRAGGGQQGQSQSNYPQTENISCPFDLHQYKTVSASDIQYKPVSVADITSHKDLCLTVSTSTIQVEHLNS, from the exons ATGATGGAAGATTCTCATTTTAATTCATCATATTTCTGGTCTCCCGTCCCTCCTGTGCCAGGACAG ATTGAGAATGCCATGTTCCTGAACAAGGTGAAAGAGCAACAGGAAAAGAGTGCTACCTTCTCTCCTTCCACTGCATCCCACTATCAAACAGCTCTTCTCACCATCCCCACTCCTGGGGCcaagacagatggaggagggcAGGCTGGTAGCGCGGCACACCTCCACCCTCCTCACAGCACCCAGAACATCACGGTGCTGCCTGTCCCCTCCACAGGCATCATGACAGCAG CGGGTCTGGTCATCACAACTCCTCAGGGAACGCTAGTCTCTCCCACCTCTTCTCAGTCGTTTGTCTCTGGTCATCCAGCAACAACCATGATTGTTTCGGCGCTCCATTCTACAG acAAAAAAGACGGGGATGGAACGTCCCACGTCGTCGTGATGCCAGCGCCCTCGAAACGaggcaggaagaagaagacatcTCTGCCCAGGGTTGGTCCTGTGGGTGGACCAGGAAATGAAACGCTAATACTGGCTCATCTGACAGCTGGCAGCCag CATCACAGTGGGGACCCATATGACCTGTCAAATGAAGAGGAAGACCATGGCCCAAAAGATAGCACTAAGACATACAG GTGCCGGATGTGTGCTGCGACCTTCTTCAGTAAGTCTGATATGCAGATCCACTCCAAGTCGCACACAGAGGCCAAACCTCACAAGTGTCCTCACTGCGCCAAGTCATTCGCCAACTCCAGCTACCTGGCCCAGCACATCCGCATCCACAGCGGGGCCAAGCCTTACACCTGCTCCTACTGCCAGAAATCTTTCAGGCAGCTCAGtcatttacagcagcacacacg GAATCACACAGAGTCAAAGCCTCACAAGTGTCCCCATTGTACCAAGTCATTTGCCAACTCTAGCTACCTGGCCCAACATATCCGTATCCACACCGGAGTGAAACCCTACACCTGCTCCTACTGCCAAAAGTGCTTCAGACAGCTCAGTCACCTTCAGCAACACAACAG AATTCACACTGGAGATCGGCCATACAAGTGCATCCATCCAGGCTGTGAGAAATCCTTCACGCAACTCTCAAATTTACAG TCTCACCGGCGTCAGCACAACAAGGACAAGCCCTACAAGTGCCCCAATTGCAATAAAGGATACATAGATGCAGCAAGCCTGGAGGTgcacatgtccacacacactgtcaaacatGCCAGGATCTACTCGTGTGGTCTCTGCAACCGCTCTTATACCTCA GAGACCTATCTGGTGAAACACATGGAGAAACACAACCCAGACCAGTTGACTGCACCAGCAGTCGTGGCAGCGCAGCCGGCAcaacagaaccagaaccaaaGCCAGGCTGGAGCTCAGAACCGGGTAGAGAGCGCAGATGGAGGATCAAGCCGCCCCGGGGGAGCTGGGAGTGGGAGAGCGGGTGGAGGCCAGCAGGGACAGAGCCAGAGCAACTACCcgcagacagaaaacatctcCTGTCCATTTGACCTGCACCAGTATAAGACAGTGTCTGCCAGTGACATCCAGTACAAACCAGTCAGTGTGGCTGACATTACTTCCCACAAGGacctctgtctcactgtgtcaACATCCACCATTCAAGTGGAGCACCTCAACTCTTAG
- the znf384b gene encoding zinc finger protein 384b isoform X2, whose translation MMEDSHFNSSYFWSPVPPVPGQIENAMFLNKVKEQQEKSATFSPSTASHYQTALLTIPTPGAKTDGGGQAGSAAHLHPPHSTQNITVLPVPSTGIMTAAGLVITTPQGTLVSPTSSQSFVSGHPATTMIVSALHSTDKKDGDGTSHVVVMPAPSKRGRKKKTSLPRVGPVGGPGNETLILAHLTAGSQVASLQHHSGDPYDLSNEEEDHGPKDSTKTYRCRMCAATFFSKSDMQIHSKSHTEAKPHKCPHCAKSFANSSYLAQHIRIHSGAKPYTCSYCQKSFRQLSHLQQHTRNHTESKPHKCPHCTKSFANSSYLAQHIRIHTGVKPYTCSYCQKCFRQLSHLQQHNRIHTGDRPYKCIHPGCEKSFTQLSNLQSHRRQHNKDKPYKCPNCNKGYIDAASLEVHMSTHTVKHARIYSCGLCNRSYTSETYLVKHMEKHNPDQLTAPAVVAAQPAQQNQNQSQAGAQNRVESADGGSSRPGGAGSGRAGGGQQGQSQSNYPQTENISCPFDLHQYKTVSASDIQYKPVSVADITSHKDLCLTVSTSTIQVEHLNS comes from the exons ATGATGGAAGATTCTCATTTTAATTCATCATATTTCTGGTCTCCCGTCCCTCCTGTGCCAGGACAG ATTGAGAATGCCATGTTCCTGAACAAGGTGAAAGAGCAACAGGAAAAGAGTGCTACCTTCTCTCCTTCCACTGCATCCCACTATCAAACAGCTCTTCTCACCATCCCCACTCCTGGGGCcaagacagatggaggagggcAGGCTGGTAGCGCGGCACACCTCCACCCTCCTCACAGCACCCAGAACATCACGGTGCTGCCTGTCCCCTCCACAGGCATCATGACAGCAG CGGGTCTGGTCATCACAACTCCTCAGGGAACGCTAGTCTCTCCCACCTCTTCTCAGTCGTTTGTCTCTGGTCATCCAGCAACAACCATGATTGTTTCGGCGCTCCATTCTACAG acAAAAAAGACGGGGATGGAACGTCCCACGTCGTCGTGATGCCAGCGCCCTCGAAACGaggcaggaagaagaagacatcTCTGCCCAGGGTTGGTCCTGTGGGTGGACCAGGAAATGAAACGCTAATACTGGCTCATCTGACAGCTGGCAGCCag gTGGCATCTTTGCAGCATCACAGTGGGGACCCATATGACCTGTCAAATGAAGAGGAAGACCATGGCCCAAAAGATAGCACTAAGACATACAG GTGCCGGATGTGTGCTGCGACCTTCTTCAGTAAGTCTGATATGCAGATCCACTCCAAGTCGCACACAGAGGCCAAACCTCACAAGTGTCCTCACTGCGCCAAGTCATTCGCCAACTCCAGCTACCTGGCCCAGCACATCCGCATCCACAGCGGGGCCAAGCCTTACACCTGCTCCTACTGCCAGAAATCTTTCAGGCAGCTCAGtcatttacagcagcacacacg GAATCACACAGAGTCAAAGCCTCACAAGTGTCCCCATTGTACCAAGTCATTTGCCAACTCTAGCTACCTGGCCCAACATATCCGTATCCACACCGGAGTGAAACCCTACACCTGCTCCTACTGCCAAAAGTGCTTCAGACAGCTCAGTCACCTTCAGCAACACAACAG AATTCACACTGGAGATCGGCCATACAAGTGCATCCATCCAGGCTGTGAGAAATCCTTCACGCAACTCTCAAATTTACAG TCTCACCGGCGTCAGCACAACAAGGACAAGCCCTACAAGTGCCCCAATTGCAATAAAGGATACATAGATGCAGCAAGCCTGGAGGTgcacatgtccacacacactgtcaaacatGCCAGGATCTACTCGTGTGGTCTCTGCAACCGCTCTTATACCTCA GAGACCTATCTGGTGAAACACATGGAGAAACACAACCCAGACCAGTTGACTGCACCAGCAGTCGTGGCAGCGCAGCCGGCAcaacagaaccagaaccaaaGCCAGGCTGGAGCTCAGAACCGGGTAGAGAGCGCAGATGGAGGATCAAGCCGCCCCGGGGGAGCTGGGAGTGGGAGAGCGGGTGGAGGCCAGCAGGGACAGAGCCAGAGCAACTACCcgcagacagaaaacatctcCTGTCCATTTGACCTGCACCAGTATAAGACAGTGTCTGCCAGTGACATCCAGTACAAACCAGTCAGTGTGGCTGACATTACTTCCCACAAGGacctctgtctcactgtgtcaACATCCACCATTCAAGTGGAGCACCTCAACTCTTAG